The DNA window acgcagctttttttcttgtagattttgttgcaatttttagaACCAAAGCCAATGGTTACAAAACGAATGAAAAATATACAGGAAATATTTATACATCTCCCTGGTGcttagtccactcctggctttggctcaaaaaaacagcagcaaattctgcaacaaaaaatgctgccttTCCTTAATGTGAGCCTCAGCCAGTACAGAATCAGAGATATTTCGCCTTGCAGAGTCAATAACAGACTGATACCCCCTGGCAGTCGTATCTAGAgtgtaagtatattacaaaaatgaagGAACTAGATTGACGTTCAAAAGAACTTTAGAAATTTTTGAATGTGGATATTGGCCATAGATGGTGacgatcactgtgtgtatgattctGTAAATATATTTTGATTCTATTTAAAGttcaatttaaatttttattgttGCTAGAAGAAACAATTCGATAaaacaatcgggatcggaattccgatcgcgatcgtgaaatttactcgatcgccgattggaatccgatcttttccgatccagatcgctcaaaCCTATTCGCTACATGTTGCCTGAATTAAATAAAACAATCTGATTCATTTTATAATGCAAAGTTCTTCAGTTTTGTCCATCTGGAGTCGGCGCACCAATGTTTTTTCATTCTCTTCTTTTCTGTATTTGTTACAAATCTTGTTAGGTTTACACCTGCTGCAAGTATACAAGAACAAACAAGAAAGACAAGGACAGTGAGCCCCAATACTAGACCCAGCCAAATGtctctacctgcttgcctcagccACCCTGAATGGTAGAGGACAACTtggtgacagtcccttcctatgaaACAAGTGCAAACACAAATACAGACAAGGAACGGGCAGGGAAGAAGCCAAGTATTAGAATCAGTGGGGCAGCAAAGAACAAAATAAGAGCAAGAAGAAAAGACAGGTCTGCAAAGGTATCAGAGATACAGGAGAAAATGCTAGCGCGCTCTGGAGAGACTATCAGTAAGCACTCAGTTGTGGTTTAGAAAACTTTATCTTAGATATCAGGAATCCGCCCAGGCTTCATTGGACTGGACTCACCAATCGCACCAATCACAGAAGAAACAGGAGACGTGAGAGTAGAAAGGAAGGATGTCAATCACAAAAACCAAACTGATGAGCCGAGGTGAGAAGATAGAGCTGAGTTCTCACACAGTACTACAACTAAACCTAAAAACATAAAATCACAGCCggacacacctcctgcgctgTACCATATGGCCGAAAGATAGCGCTGAAGTTTGAACCGGTGCAGAGGTTACAGTATTACTGATTTGTGTTTCACCTTTTTGGATACATTTTTGGTTTCTCATCATTGAATCTCAAAAGATATCGACAGTATCAGATTTGTTttttagtagatttttttttattactttcatTCTTTCAGAGTCCAGACGTTGTAATTGCTAAAAGAATGAGTCCAAGGAACCAAACAATCATCACAGAAGTTATTCTTCTTGGATTCACGATGGATCCAAAAATCAATGCTGCACTTTTTGTCTTATTCTTCCTCATCTACCTGGTAACATTTGCCGGGAACAGCCTCATCATAATTCTCATCATGACCAATACCCAGTTGCATAAGCCCATGtacttttttctttgcattttatcTCTCCTTGACTTATGTTACTCCACAACGGCTTTGCCAAAATTGTTATTAGATCTTTTGTCTACTGAACGGATCATCTCAAGCTTTTCTTGTGCCGTCCAGATCTATGTCATCCTTATGGTGGAAGGTTCCGAGTGCCAGCTTCTTGCCGTGATGGCTTATGATCGATATATCGCCATATGTCACCCTCTCCACTACCCGATCATCATGCGTTGGGGTAATTGTTACAAGTTGGTGGCTCTAGTATTCACCTTAAGCTTTATGCTTTGTGCTTTCCCCTCATTTTTGTCTCCGATTACCGTATGCTCCAACCAGATCAACCATTTCATGTGCGAGATGTTGGCCGTCCTAAAGTTATCATGTGATGACATCTCTTCCAGTGAACTTCAGATATTTTCCATCAGTTTCCTCACTCTCCTTGTTCCTCTTCTGCTCATCTTACTATCTTATGCACGTATCCTATACTCTGTACTGAAGATTCAATCTGCGGGAAGGTCTAAGGCTTTCTCCACCTGTACGTCCCATCTCGCGGTGGTGGCTTTGTACTTCGGGACAGTCATGCTGATGTATTTTGGCCCTGCCTCCATGTACTCGACAGACCAGGAGAAATATAGCTCCATATTTTATGTGATTGTATCTCCAATGCTGAATCCTCTCATCTACAGTCTCAATAACCGGGAGGTTAAAGACACGGTCAAGAAGGTTCTAGTGAAAATCACTAAGTAAAGGAGTTTGTTCTTAATTTCAGGATTTTGAAATTTCCTTTCAGGTTCATAAGTTAGACTGAAACCCAAGGTATTAAATACGTTGCCATAAAACGTTTTTTCCTCCTTTTTTATTTCTTATGATTTTTCATAATTTTTCACATTTGATCATTTTAGATCGTCAAATAAATGTAATCTCCAGAGTAAACCAGAAAGCGTAAGGAAACAGATTCAGTTTGTTCTTGCAGCCAATAGCAGTAGTGGATTATAAAaggtgaggactagagatgaacaaaccaaTTCATAACAAGt is part of the Leptodactylus fuscus isolate aLepFus1 chromosome 3, aLepFus1.hap2, whole genome shotgun sequence genome and encodes:
- the LOC142198638 gene encoding olfactory receptor 5AR1-like gives rise to the protein MVEDNLVTVPSYETSANTNTDKERAGKKPSIRISGAAKNKIRARRKDRSAKISGIRPGFIGLDSPIAPITEETGDVRVERKDVNHKNQTDEPSPDVVIAKRMSPRNQTIITEVILLGFTMDPKINAALFVLFFLIYLVTFAGNSLIIILIMTNTQLHKPMYFFLCILSLLDLCYSTTALPKLLLDLLSTERIISSFSCAVQIYVILMVEGSECQLLAVMAYDRYIAICHPLHYPIIMRWGNCYKLVALVFTLSFMLCAFPSFLSPITVCSNQINHFMCEMLAVLKLSCDDISSSELQIFSISFLTLLVPLLLILLSYARILYSVLKIQSAGRSKAFSTCTSHLAVVALYFGTVMLMYFGPASMYSTDQEKYSSIFYVIVSPMLNPLIYSLNNREVKDTVKKVLVKITKSSNKCNLQSKPESSTNMGLLGQYCSRVWSSNTECHYNAGRVKVARMLRNSEITDIHRHYGRRQLIRITGHLVINTASDLIKYTNMDMRTQGQEAKC